In Pseudophryne corroboree isolate aPseCor3 chromosome 2, aPseCor3.hap2, whole genome shotgun sequence, the sequence cgcgttgaaagggatatccacacccttctcctggcacatgatctccagatcgcccttagacgttccactgaagtccgtcatcttgtgcgttctcctgcgctgcagttactcctctcctgagtaactctgcTTCTCCAATTGGGTGATGAAaaaccgcctgggattatcccaccgctatgccaccaatttctgtgccaggacggtcccgtacgaaagcacgcaccgctttcgcgtcccgtctcctgcacacagaatggaaggttaggtcacacgaggcctgaccacataggggattcccgcttaccgtcggtaaccgcctgttactgactccacccactgcgctgtgggcaggtttatgctgccaccaccaaactcctaacctgccgtggcgtttggaaccacggttctgctctgtatgtgccgacgcactgccttaccacacctgtgtggtgttggcgaatccccactagccacttgctaggcctctgccggtagctggcggaaggcagaacttggagacgttaggtgcttccctggacagccggaggacggggctatgtttggcataaccctgtaggtcacaagatgacgcggtcttcttgaggcaaatggtatttatttgcaatagttctaaagagaactcttccctattgctaggggcaacagcatacagcaagatgttccagcagaataagatggtacaactacaagtctggaggcacgcaggcctcctttttatgtcaaatttccacacagtacctcaggggggtaagccctccctgtcttctccaaccaatcaggataacttagaaaatacaagtaaataaatgacatttcaaaaggagataagtgcaataaaacaatatcctccttcctgtgacacagacaacgtttggtatcagattaacattcactattgataaatttatcacatagcttcaaaatacaaatgtttctgtctcattcacatctccaggcaaacccagtgtttgagattacaacacgaaaggctacaatacaaacaaacagtcttccttcctgcatctgccattcagggttcgtatatcaattaaatcaggtacatgaaacaggttccaagcccatagaccccgtgattagcatctttacacatcaaaaggttttgtcattcacacctctctgctaggacagggccatttgtccacaaacgtaaatgcattttaaaaccaacacagcttacacattccttctaggtgctggcatttgcatgcaatgtaaatgtgcaatcctacaactgtgcctattgcattaaatataacattggtgaaaacacagtagtaaatatatttttaaatgcccggtgcctagcacccacactacatttaaagatggcgcttagcactagagcagtttaaaagtggcgccaagcgcccattgtcattGAATATtgcgccggtcactgagggttaaccccttcagtgccgcgccgccattgtccacgtgggctgggggtctctccggcaacaacactcttcttggattccgcatccgcagaccattggcgcagccagagtcccctgcatgccgcaacagccatggaagacgtccatgcattcagatgaccaaggtccttcatggcctccaccatgaaacctgcagaatcctgtatgtgacgtaaaaacatttcaatgtcactcctatctatagtatctaagtcctctagtaatgtgcccgaccactttactatggctttagaaatccatgcacaagcaatagtgggccttagcgGCACGCCAgacgcagtgtatatggatttgagcgtagtctcaaccttgcggtcagccggctctttcaaagcggtggacccaggaacaggtaaaaccacctttttagacactcttgatacagaagcgtctactgtaggggggggggggggggggggggagagttcccactttttcctatcctcttcagggaaaggaaaagcaacgagaaccctctttgggatctagaattttttctccgggttttcccaggatttctgaaATAATGCGttcaattccttagacgcagggaaggtaagggaggctttctcattgtcagtaaagtaagcctcctcgacctgttcaggtaccttgtcagaaatgtgtaaaacgtctctaatggcctcaatcatgagttgcacccccttagcaagggatgcctcccctctCAGTATATCCCCGTCACCGTCTCCCGTGTCAGAGTCGGAATCAGTGTCTGCATTACCTGGGTAAGAGCACGTTTTTGTGGGCATATACGAGGGGATTTTGATGAGGTAATGAGagtagaatacgacaaaacctctacagattttttcaaaacctgtgtttcagtctcataatgagctatcctagatgaaatctgggatatcattcccttaatagaagccacccactggggttccaATTCAGCAGGCTGAGACagtgtattgcattcctgagtacatggaatagactcttctggagaagatacacactctgcagcacaagatacagagtccctagacatggtaatgtgagatatataacctacacacacacacacaggaaaatgtcagacacagagtTAAGGAGCAAGCCACACAGCACCCACTTAGGCAGCTATATAAAAACATCCTGGCGCtgcctgagtaaccttaatagactacacaggaaTTTAGTGAACAAACACTCTCCCCCCCTCttttataaccccctggtaccgcacaggatagctggagttatgtggagggtcagcgctccatgTCAGCGTCTCTgatctgtgatctgcagggaggaaaatggcgctggtgagtgctgggtccactctgaggagaagctccgccaccttgtaatggcgcgtcttcccgcatttctaaggattatactggcctgaggtaatgctgACTAGCAGTAGCACAGAGTCCCTGATAGTCTTAGTGACCAGTTTTAGGATATCGTCGCCGGCCCAGCTCGCCCCTTACTACAGTACTGCTGAGCCCTCATGGAGCGCAGCTTCAGCGCTGCGCtaccaccctgatgccgccattctcatcGGCTGCCTGCTTGTCGGGGCACCGGCTTcctactcaccaccgacgtcttctggctctgttagggggtggcggcagtcctgcaggagcgagcggtcgcctcgggggcttgcgatcgacaccctcaggagctcagtgtcctatcagcggagatagtggccattaacctcaagggttggatcctactccccccctaagtcccatgacgcagggaggctgttgccagcagcctccctgtgcctaacatcttaaaataaaataataaaaccagaaaagctctaagagctcccctagctgtgactggctcctccggacacattttctaaactgagtctggtaggaggagcatagagggaggagccagcccacactatcagaaccccccccccccccccccctgtacatatAGGTACTTATTTAGAGTTGGGTTGGCAGGAAATCCATCTAAAAAGAGCACATTTGCCCTGGTCATACGCATCTTTCTGCATGCAGGAGAAACCATGGGACTGCTTTTCCACTGAGTGCACAAACACCAGACATTACTAGAACACAGCTGGACCTCTCCCGTCTGTTATCTAGCCATACATTGTAAATCTGGACATACAAGTGTCCTTCTGCTCGGGCAGCTACACTGAGGAGGGGGATTAGCAGACACATCCAGATCCGTCTACAGATGATCACTGCACAATACAGCACATATCAGATAAAGTGTGTATGGAACCACAAGGCGACACCTGCCCGGCGCCTCATTCATTTCAACCACTCACTTGTTTTACTCACGTTTCAGGTGAAATAAGAGCAAAATCTTCCAGGTGTCAAACAGttgaattttattaaaaaaaacaaaaaacacaacatAATAAATGACAGAACATTGTGCCTTATTCTGCAGCCACCAACAGCAAGGAACAGAACGTGTGGTTTCTGGTGACCCGAAGTATTATAAAGCCACGTGTCTCCACACAACGCAGGACGCCGATTTGTTCTCTACCATATACAGCAATAACGTCCTATAACCCAGCCCCATGTGGAAAACACTTGTTCCACCGCCCACCACACGCCCGGAATAACATCTGACTCACAATGCCCTGTGTGGGACATAGGACAGCATCTCCCATGTGGAAATGACTTACTAGGACTGAAGTCAACGGCAATCACATCTAAACCGATGACCCTGGAGCAGAAAAGGAGCCATACCTTGCTGTAACTGTGATGGCCGGTGATGAGACAAGCCTTTACCCGATGTGTCTGGACAAAGCAGGGAGGTCAGGCAGACCCTGCAATCAGATGAGGgtgtgcagtgtactctgcaccatGTCGCCCCCCTCCGTCCTCTCAGAGgctgtgtgacaggacggtcccgtacgaaagcactcgccgctttcgcgtcccgttggctgcgcacagaatggaaggtcaagtcacaagaggcctgaccacataggggattcccgcttaccgtcagtaaccgcctgttactgactccacccactgcgttgtgggcaggtttttgctgccaccaccaaactcctaacctgccgtggcgtttggaaccacggttctgctctgtatgtgccgacacactgccttaccacacctgtgtggtagtgacgaatccccactagccacttgctaggcctctaccggtagctggcggaaggcggaacttggagacgttaggtgcttccctggacagctggagaacggggctatggttggcataaccctgtaggtcacaagatgaagcaatcttcttgaggcaatgatgtttatttgctcaaatataacctttaaaaaggctcctccctattgctaggggcaacagcatacaatcagatgtttcagcagaataaagatggtacaatacaatttccatggagctccagaaaaccactcagcttgtttcaaagctgagcttcttctttctcccaatgcccctttcaagtctgaggctggaagggaaagtattccgtttttggggaaaaggtctgggagaatccatcagcctgcacagccatggattcccccctcctgggacacacaaccaagtaagtgcattttacctttaaatacatcacatttaaaacacactgtacattcccctgtaaatatacactgagcctgtgctctgcacaggctctacatacccaggcactgcagtgccttgcaAAACACTGTATGTTATTACGTTTAAACAATGTCTTGtttttaactactgtgcccagtgctcagcgctgggcttccctagccctgcagcctggctgctagggctctccctctctgcGCTGGAGGTAtgaggctggcttcccccatcctccagcctgcctgcctctggggtctagggagctggcgctccctgtccccccagtggggcactcactttgtggcctcgccgcacgtagcggcgcacccccctgatccgaagcccggcggcccgggacacttgtcccggccgctgtggttctggcttgtttcagcgctgaggtgccgggagcgtagctcccggaccccagcactcaccaacctAGTCATCCCCCCGCcaccagggagccggctagcccggtcccctgtatgcggcgctggatctgtggcctcgccgcagcgtccggctgggagccgggctgcggcgctcccTCCCTGCCGCCTGGCAGCCCGGGACATtcctcccggctgccgcggctggccgcccccagtgtgctgaggcgccgggggcagagctcccgtcccccagcTCAGGCAAGCCCAGAGCGCGCTGcaccgggagccgagctcccagccgcagcggctctcccttctcccccccccccggcgcacacacagctcagtgcgccgggggggctgtgctcaccgctgccgggagcggagctcccggactccggcggcgcacacccgatggctgcagcgggagctgatctcctggctgcagcagtcccctTCTCCCCCGAcgcgcacactctgctcagcgcgccgggggctgccctcactgccgtggtctccggagaggtccaggACCACGGCACACATaggaaatacatttttttaaaagacatttataaacacggcgcctagcgcccacagtagtttaaacctggcgccaagcgcccattgtctgtaaaatggcgccgggcactaggggttaaccccttcagtgccgcggcggccattttccacgtgggctggagcctctccggccacaggcTGTATCAGGCAGCCAATAATAAAGTGTACAATAGGGATATTACTAGGGCAGCTCTGCCAGTTGCTGGTACTCCCAGTGACTGGGAATAAGGAGTGTGTGACGGGTAATATGGAGCCTTTTTGAGGTTTAGAGCAACATGAGGCCCTGGAAATGAATGAGGTTGCCCATCATGGTGTATAAGAACTACAGTTCTCCCCTGATCCGGCAATGATTTGGTATTCTGCTTCAGCCTGCAAAGAGTTACATCCAAAAACATCCGGCACATGGACAATTCAATATAAAACGTGTCTTTATTTCCCCTTACAGACGGATTGCTGATGGAGAGGTCACACAACCGCTACCCCCCAGCACAGGCTCCGGTGGGCCGCCGCGTCGCTCAAGAACCGTAATTTGCTTCATCAAACGCCTTTCTGGCTCGCTTTAGCTCTTCATTCATGGTGAGCAAGTCTTTAACTCTGGCAAACTTGCGTGGATCCTTCCGTATCAGGAACACGATGTCCTCCACCTGGACTCGGCCTTGTCGCCCAATAGACATAGCCTTGTGGGTCTAGAGAGAGAGCAGAAAGTGTTAGGATTACATGCTAAGTATACTGTACATGCCACACTAGGGGGTAGATTTACAGAGACGCTTCTCATGGGTATGAACCCTAAACGTAAAGCAGCACTAATACGACGCGCAGAATGCACCGGGTTTTGCACATAACAATAGTGACGCTTTCAATTTTAAAGGTGAAACCCGTGCAGCATCCTGTCAATTGCTGAAGCGTTACCTGCGCCCGAGGACTCCACTGGTTAAAGGCACTTTGCTCTGTGAGCTGTAGCGGGGCACATTCATAGTCAGCTAAGATATGTCTTGAGACGattagggggaggaggggggtgcgCAGACCAATAGCGCACTAGCGCTAAGAAGAAGAATGATTGCGATGTCAGAAAAGAGGTCGGCAGACTATTTCACCTGGGTTTCGGTGTCCGTGAGAATACCAAAATTGTAAATGTTGCCATTAGCTCTGCTCCCAAACGTTGGGAAGACTATAGTGCCAAAATACCTTAAAGCCTACGGGCCCGGCCATGGGTTAATAAGGCCTGCGCTTCGGATATATACTCCATGGTCTCTACTCATTACGAGAACTCGCTCACCGCTGTGGATTTGCTGTTCGGTTACATTTATAACTGTTCTGCAATATTTATTTTTTACTGGCAAGGTCCTAAAAACACAACACATTAGTCCACAGCGCAGAGTCGTGTGGCAACGGGAATTGTCTCGGAAAAACAATGGTGTGTTGCCTCCATTTTGTGGGATTACCGGGGCCGGTGTCTATCTTCCAACACAGATttactgccccccccctgcagctggaaTTCACTGAACAGATGGGCAATGTTCACACAgaagatccgatgctgcgtctCCAGATCAGGAGGAGTCTAGTAACACGAGACCGCACATGCAGCGAGGAGTATACTGCCGACATCTCATCAGGCCCAGAGGCAACGCTTTTTCAGCCGCAGAAGCGTCTCTCTGTACCAAACAAGAAGCATCTGCCAAATGATGTGATGAGCGCATACATCGCACACTCACAGAGCAGCGTGTACTCACCATTTCTACATCGCACACTCACAGGGCAGCGTGTACTCACCATTGCTACATCGCACACTCACAGGGCAGCGTGTACTCACCATTGCTACATCGAACACTCACAGGGCAGCGTGTACTCACCATTGCTACATCGAACACTCACAGGGCAGCGTGTACTCACCATTGCTACATCGCACACTCACAGAGCAGCGTGTACTCACCATTGCTACATCGCACACTCACAGGGCAGCGTGTACTCACCATTGCATCATCGCACACTCACAGGGCAGCGTGTACTCACCATTGCATCATCGCACACTCACAGGGCAGCGTGTACTCACCATTTCTACATCGCACACTCACAGGGCAGCGTGTACTCACCATTTCTACATCGcacactcacagcgcagcgtgtactCACCATTTCTACATCGCACACTCACAGGGCAGCGTGTACTCACCATTTCTACATCGCACACTCACAGGGCAGCGTGTACTCACCATTTCTGTGATGAACTCTATCACCAGGTCTTCCAGAATATCCACAGACTCCGTATATGGGTTCTGGTCATCCCCGAAACCGTACATCATACAGCGCACTGCAGGACAGAACACACGTCACACTggcgtatcattacagtgaccagctccactacaccagcgtatcattacagtgaccagctccactacaccagcgtatcattacagtgaccagctccactacaccagcgtatcattacagtgaccagctcctctacaccagcgtatcattacagtgaccagctccactacaccagcgtatcattacagtgaccagctccactacaccagcgtatcattacagtgaccagctcctcTACACCAGCATATCATTagtgaccagctccactacaccagcgtatcattacagtgaccagctccactacaccagcgtatcattacagtgaccagctccactacaccagcgtatcattacagtgaccagctccactacaccagcgtatcattacagtgaccagctccactacaccagcgtatcattacagtgaccagctccactacaccagcatatcattacagtgaccagctccactacaccagcATATCATTagtgaccagctccactacaccagcatatcattacagtgaccagctccactacaccagcatatcattacagtgaccagctccactacaccagcgtatcattacagtgaccagctccactacaccagcgtatcattacagtgaccagctccactacaccagcgtatcattacagtgaccagctccactacaccagcgtatcattacagtgaccagctccactacaccagcgtatcattacagtgaccagctccactacaccagcatatcattacagtgaccagctccgctacaccagcgtatcattacagtgaccagctacACTACACCAgcatatcattacagtgaccagctccactacaccagcgtatcattacagtgaccagctccactacaccagcatatcattacagtgaccagctcctcTACACCAgcatatcattacagtgaccagctccactacaccagcatatcattacagtgaccagctccactacaccagcgtatcattacagtgaccagctccactacaccagcgtatcattacagtgaccagctccactacaccagcgtatcattacagtgaccagctccactacaccagcgtatcattacagtgaccagctccactacaccagcgtatcattacagtgaccagctccactacaccagcgtatcattacagtgaccagctccactacaccagcgtatcattacagtgaccagctcctcTACACCAGCATATCATTAGTGACCAGCTCCACTAAACCAgcatatcattacagtgaccagctccactacaccagcatatcattacagtgaccagctccactacaccagcgtatcattacagtgaccagctccactacaccagcgtatcattacagtgaccagctacACTACACCAgggtatcattacagtgaccagctccactacaccagcgtatcattacagtgaccagctccactacaccagcgtatcattacagtgaccagctccactacaccagcgtatcattacagtgacaagctccactacaccagcgtatcattacagtgaccagctccactacaccagcgtatcattacagtgaccagctcctcTACACCAgcatatcattacagtgaccagctccactacaccagcgtatcattacagtgaccagctccactacaccagcgtatcattacagtgaccagctccactacaccagcatatcattacagtgaccagctccactacaccagcgtatcattacagtgaccagctcctcTACACCAgggtatcattacagtgaccagctacACTACACCAgggtatcattacagtgaccagctccactacaccagcgtatcattacagtgaccagctccactacaccagcgtatcattacagtgaccagctcctcTACACCAgggtatcattacagtgaccagctccgctacaccagcgtatcattacagtgaccagctccactacaccagcgtatcattacagtgaccagctccactacaccagcatatcattacagtgaccagctcctcTACACCAgggtatcattacagtgaccagctccgctacaccagcgtatcat encodes:
- the TAF13 gene encoding transcription initiation factor TFIID subunit 13, giving the protein MADEDEDQTFEEENDEAAGGAEGGQGRRKRLFSKELRCMMYGFGDDQNPYTESVDILEDLVIEFITEMTHKAMSIGRQGRVQVEDIVFLIRKDPRKFARVKDLLTMNEELKRARKAFDEANYGS